One segment of Tamlana crocina DNA contains the following:
- a CDS encoding protein adenylyltransferase SelO, which yields MQLKIKDRFNVELPADPILDNTRRQVKSACFSFVTPKKTSNPELIHVSPDMLENLDLTEEDTKSKTFLNVLTGNEVFPETNPYAMCYGGHQFGNWAGQLGDGRAINLFEVEHKNKHWVVQLKGAGETPYSRTADGLAVLRSSIREYLCSEAMFYLGVPTTRALSLVLTGDSVLRDVMYNGNPAYEPGAVVSRVAPSFLRFGNYQIFAARQEHGMLKTLVDFTIKHHFPHLGAPSKDAYVAFFKEVAQLTLDMIIHWQRVGFVHGVMNTDNMSILGLTIDYGPYGWLEGFDYGWTPNTTDRQHKRYRYGNQPNIGLWNLYQLANALYPLVEEAEPFQAILDDYKTGFETKSLSMMRSKLGLEKEDAFDASLIQELEDNLLLAETDMTIFFRNLSGFSAEKTSEGLAIIKDAFYNLDELSEDIEEKWQKWFKRYAERFSQEQLSDEERKEKMNAVNPKYVLRNYMAQLAIDDAEKGDYKLVEELFQLLKYPYAEQPEYEKWFAKRPEWARHKVGCSMLSCSS from the coding sequence ATGCAGCTTAAAATAAAAGACCGATTTAACGTTGAATTACCAGCCGACCCAATTTTGGATAATACCAGAAGGCAGGTAAAATCGGCCTGTTTTTCATTTGTTACTCCTAAAAAAACCTCAAATCCTGAATTGATTCACGTATCGCCAGATATGCTTGAAAACTTGGACTTAACTGAGGAAGATACCAAATCTAAAACTTTTTTGAATGTGCTTACGGGTAATGAGGTGTTTCCCGAAACCAACCCCTATGCCATGTGCTACGGTGGGCATCAGTTTGGAAACTGGGCCGGGCAATTGGGCGATGGCCGGGCTATCAATTTGTTTGAGGTAGAGCATAAAAATAAGCATTGGGTAGTTCAATTAAAAGGGGCGGGTGAAACACCGTATTCACGAACAGCTGACGGATTGGCCGTGTTGCGCTCGTCCATAAGAGAGTACTTGTGTAGCGAGGCCATGTTTTATTTGGGCGTGCCCACAACAAGGGCTTTATCGTTGGTATTGACGGGCGATAGCGTACTTCGCGATGTGATGTACAATGGTAATCCAGCCTACGAGCCCGGGGCAGTGGTGTCGCGAGTGGCGCCCAGTTTTTTACGCTTTGGAAATTATCAAATTTTTGCGGCCCGACAGGAACATGGGATGTTGAAAACCTTGGTGGATTTTACCATAAAACACCACTTCCCGCATTTGGGAGCACCTTCAAAAGATGCCTATGTCGCTTTCTTTAAAGAAGTAGCCCAACTAACCCTCGACATGATTATCCATTGGCAACGGGTGGGCTTTGTGCACGGGGTAATGAACACCGATAATATGTCCATTTTGGGTCTCACCATCGATTATGGGCCTTACGGTTGGCTGGAAGGTTTCGATTATGGTTGGACGCCCAACACCACCGATAGACAACACAAACGCTACCGCTACGGAAATCAGCCCAATATCGGACTTTGGAATTTATACCAACTTGCCAATGCGCTGTATCCTTTGGTGGAGGAGGCAGAGCCATTTCAGGCTATTTTGGATGATTATAAAACAGGGTTCGAAACAAAATCCTTAAGTATGATGCGTTCCAAATTGGGATTGGAAAAAGAAGATGCTTTTGATGCGTCTCTAATCCAAGAATTGGAAGATAATTTGCTGTTGGCAGAAACGGATATGACTATTTTCTTTAGAAATTTAAGTGGCTTTTCAGCCGAAAAAACTTCCGAGGGATTGGCAATAATAAAAGATGCTTTTTATAATCTCGACGAGCTTTCCGAAGATATTGAAGAAAAGTGGCAAAAATGGTTTAAGCGCTACGCCGAGAGGTTTAGCCAAGAACAACTTTCTGATGAAGAAAGAAAAGAAAAAATGAATGCTGTTAATCCAAAATACGTATTGCGAAATTACATGGCACAACTCGCCATAGACGATGCCGAAAAAGGGGATTACAAATTAGTTGAGGAGTTATTTCAACTTTTAAAGTATCCTTATGCGGAGCAACCGGAGTATGAAAAATGGTTTGCTAAACGCCCGGAATGGGCCAGGCATAAAGTAGGTTGCTCCATGCTGTCGTGCAGTTCGTAA
- a CDS encoding acyl-CoA thioesterase II gives MTTVDDLLNLLTLEKVTENEFTGESKTVGSPIVFGGQVLAQAVHAASRTITNGRVLHSMHAYFLEPGDLSQRITYNVSKVRDGRSFSVRRVTAHQKDSTIFILSASFHKKEEGYNHQIDMKSDLKQPEELLSWTDILHQYGDFLPKSLKSFFEIERPIDFKPTYIPNPMQPKDLPPFTDVWFKLKGDVNGLDVSKKQQILTYISDYNILVSALNPHASKAHWGNTQTASLDHSMWYFRDFDLDDWLLFSMESPSTSNARGFARGNIFTRDGTLIASVAQEGLMRPKQ, from the coding sequence ATGACTACAGTTGATGATTTACTCAATTTGCTCACTTTAGAAAAAGTAACCGAAAACGAGTTTACCGGTGAAAGTAAAACCGTTGGCAGTCCCATTGTTTTTGGGGGACAAGTGTTGGCGCAGGCCGTTCATGCCGCGAGCAGAACGATTACTAACGGGCGGGTGCTGCACTCCATGCATGCCTATTTTTTGGAGCCCGGCGATTTGAGTCAGCGTATTACGTACAATGTGAGCAAAGTGAGGGATGGCAGAAGTTTTTCGGTACGGCGGGTTACGGCGCACCAAAAGGATTCGACTATTTTTATTCTTTCGGCGTCGTTCCATAAAAAAGAAGAAGGTTACAATCACCAAATTGACATGAAATCTGACTTAAAACAGCCTGAAGAACTGTTGAGTTGGACAGATATACTGCACCAGTACGGCGATTTTCTGCCCAAAAGTTTAAAATCGTTTTTTGAAATTGAACGCCCAATTGATTTTAAGCCAACCTATATACCCAACCCGATGCAGCCAAAAGATTTACCGCCGTTTACCGATGTGTGGTTTAAGTTAAAGGGCGATGTTAACGGTTTGGATGTATCAAAAAAACAGCAGATTTTAACCTATATTTCCGATTATAATATTTTGGTCTCGGCGCTAAACCCGCATGCCAGTAAAGCGCACTGGGGAAATACGCAAACGGCTAGTTTAGACCACTCGATGTGGTATTTTCGCGATTTCGATTTAGATGATTGGTTGCTCTTTTCCATGGAATCGCCCAGTACTTCAAACGCTAGGGGCTTTGCCAGAGGAAACATTTTTACTCGCGATGGAACATTAATAGCTTCGGTAGCCCAAGAGGGTTTGATGCGTCCAAAACAATAA
- a CDS encoding peptide-methionine (S)-S-oxide reductase, with translation MDEIALGGGCHWCTEAVFQSLVGVYKVEQGYVASHGDEASWSEAVIVHFKANEIPLKTLIEIHLQTHKSTSNHSMRKKYRSAIYSFSEEQSKACKDILSELQSLFENPFITRVLPFQSFKPSREQIRDYYYKNPEKPFCENFITPKLRLLLKKYSAAVNAEKLNHLSSMSNRG, from the coding sequence ATGGATGAAATAGCACTTGGAGGTGGCTGCCATTGGTGTACCGAAGCGGTGTTTCAATCGTTGGTGGGCGTTTATAAAGTGGAGCAAGGCTATGTGGCTTCACACGGCGATGAAGCATCGTGGTCTGAAGCGGTTATTGTCCATTTCAAAGCCAATGAAATACCGCTCAAAACCTTGATAGAAATTCATTTGCAAACGCATAAAAGCACCTCAAACCATTCCATGCGTAAAAAATACCGGTCGGCCATTTATTCTTTTTCAGAAGAACAATCAAAAGCTTGCAAAGACATTTTGAGCGAACTTCAATCGTTGTTTGAAAATCCATTCATAACACGGGTTTTGCCATTTCAAAGCTTCAAGCCGTCCCGGGAGCAAATTCGAGATTACTACTATAAAAATCCCGAAAAGCCATTCTGTGAAAATTTTATAACACCCAAATTAAGGTTGTTGTTAAAGAAGTATTCAGCAGCCGTAAACGCAGAAAAATTAAATCACTTAAGCTCAATGAGTAATCGAGGATAA
- a CDS encoding DUF1697 domain-containing protein produces MTTYIALLRGINVGGQKKVPMAELRNLLTRAGLKNVATYIQSGNVVFQSSEENIQKLENEIRSVILKHFGFEVPVLVKTPTDFQNILKNCPFPDEQKVNSYFVLLFSKPNEGVVKEVKSMSYPNETFVITDACVYLHCATGYGKAKLNNNIIERKLNTTATARNYKTMAKLLALASGE; encoded by the coding sequence ATGACTACATACATCGCATTATTAAGGGGTATAAACGTTGGCGGCCAAAAGAAAGTGCCGATGGCCGAGTTACGAAATTTGCTAACAAGAGCGGGGCTTAAAAATGTTGCAACCTATATTCAAAGTGGTAATGTTGTTTTTCAGTCTTCTGAGGAAAATATTCAAAAATTAGAAAATGAAATCCGTTCTGTAATTTTAAAACATTTTGGTTTCGAGGTACCCGTTTTAGTAAAAACTCCAACCGATTTTCAGAATATTTTAAAGAATTGTCCGTTTCCTGATGAACAGAAGGTAAACAGTTACTTTGTCTTGTTGTTTTCAAAACCAAATGAGGGAGTTGTTAAGGAAGTTAAAAGCATGTCCTATCCCAACGAAACTTTTGTTATTACCGATGCCTGCGTGTATTTGCATTGTGCAACGGGTTACGGTAAAGCAAAACTGAACAATAATATCATTGAAAGAAAGCTAAACACTACGGCAACAGCTAGAAATTACAAGACGATGGCAAAATTATTAGCTTTGGCTTCAGGTGAATGA
- a CDS encoding metallophosphoesterase → MKILKYFSVLAVLVIISACATYKPQYSNKNHKEVSFPDKEIDRTFYLIGDAGISPTGGMSGALTAFNKHIEGKATKKDFALFLGDNIYPSGLPSKGDKNRSSAENALNGQIKSVKNFKGEVLFIPGNHDWYSNGLKGLKRQEKYIEEALGKNTFQPENGCPLESIDVGETIQLIVIDTQWYLENWNSHPEVNDECEIKTRERFLLELEGELKKAQNKTIVFAMHHPMYTNGTHGGKYAFKKHLYPFQKKIPLPGIASFITQIRTQGGVSIQDRYNERYHELMNRLETMAIGVENLVFVSGHEHTLQYIENQSVAENESIKQIVSGSGAKESYAELSNNGLFSYGKQGFAELTVFMDGSSWVRFYGEENGEPKLLFTKEVYPPTEAYDISKLPESFPQAVEVSIYSKEETDVSGFFKSVWGDHYRDVYSTKITAQVATLDTLYGGLEVVRKGGGHQTRSLRLKTKDGRELNMRALRKSATQYLQTVLFKDNYIQDEFEQTAVEQLILDFYTAAHPYAFMAVPDLSDAAEIYHTNPNLYFVPKHKHLGEFNAEYGGELYMIEERPEENYSNEKNFGYADDIESTHDIIEKIREDEEHKIDENAFIRARLFDMLIGDWDRHQDQWRWAQFDMENGDHYYRPIPRDRDQVFSNFDGALLDVMRIISGSTKQLQVYDDKLKNIKWMNSAGIKLDRVLIQRSEMDAWLEHAKFIQEHITDEVIERAFAKVPKEVHDKTLDDIKEKLKGRRANLQNIATRYYNYLNELVILTGTDKDDYIEVTRTADKETHVKISRIIDGKKDKVIVDRTFNRDITKEIWIYGLDDKDVFEVTGKANNLIFTRLIGGQENDTYIIKHGRRIKVYDHESKKNTIKEKKGATIRLTDVYKLNLFDFNKNITKTSVITPAVGFNPDDGFSVGMAYSLTTKGFQRNPFSQQHRFKGGYYFATSGFSLNYDGEFANIMNDWNLHIGGQFTSENFTNNFFGYGNETPNNDDDLDLDYNRVKTSIYAVKAGILKKGNFGSDYGIRTVFEGIEIENTADRFITDEFVSADNTKFYERRYFGGLEAQFNYESFDDKINPKKGMTFHLQVGGKTEFKDTKNTYGYLNSDLGFYNTLTTNKALVLKTDVRTQVRVGDDLVFYQAANIGGNNGLRGFRTERFTGKNSLVGSADLRFSFPSFKTSTLPLQIGVFGGADVGRVWLRGDFSDKWHNDYGGGFWVTAAESLSGTFNFFNSVEGLRFSFGFGLNF, encoded by the coding sequence ATGAAGATACTTAAATATTTTTCAGTTTTAGCTGTGCTTGTCATTATCAGTGCTTGTGCCACTTACAAACCCCAATATTCAAATAAAAATCATAAAGAGGTTTCGTTTCCTGATAAAGAAATTGACCGAACCTTTTATTTAATTGGCGATGCTGGAATTTCGCCAACAGGCGGCATGTCTGGAGCTTTAACGGCTTTCAATAAACATATTGAAGGAAAGGCAACCAAAAAAGATTTTGCCCTTTTTTTGGGTGATAATATTTACCCGTCGGGGTTGCCATCAAAAGGCGATAAAAACCGTAGCTCGGCCGAAAATGCCTTAAACGGACAAATAAAATCGGTTAAGAATTTTAAGGGCGAAGTACTTTTTATTCCCGGAAACCACGATTGGTATTCCAATGGTTTAAAGGGTTTGAAAAGACAGGAAAAATATATTGAAGAAGCCTTGGGGAAAAACACCTTTCAGCCAGAAAACGGTTGTCCGCTGGAAAGTATTGATGTGGGCGAAACCATTCAGTTGATAGTTATAGACACGCAATGGTATCTCGAAAATTGGAACAGCCATCCAGAAGTGAATGACGAATGCGAAATAAAAACAAGGGAGCGCTTTTTATTGGAGTTGGAAGGCGAATTGAAAAAAGCCCAAAACAAAACTATCGTGTTTGCCATGCACCACCCTATGTACACCAATGGAACGCACGGTGGAAAATATGCGTTTAAAAAACATTTATATCCTTTTCAGAAAAAAATACCCTTGCCCGGGATAGCCTCGTTTATAACCCAGATTAGAACGCAGGGCGGGGTGTCCATTCAAGACCGCTACAACGAGCGCTACCACGAATTGATGAACCGTTTGGAAACCATGGCCATTGGTGTTGAAAACTTGGTTTTTGTATCGGGGCACGAACATACTTTGCAGTATATTGAAAACCAAAGTGTGGCCGAAAACGAAAGTATAAAACAAATAGTTTCGGGATCGGGCGCTAAGGAGTCGTATGCCGAATTGAGCAACAACGGTTTGTTTTCGTATGGAAAGCAAGGTTTTGCAGAACTTACGGTGTTTATGGATGGCAGTAGTTGGGTGCGTTTTTATGGGGAAGAAAACGGCGAGCCTAAATTGTTGTTCACCAAAGAAGTATATCCGCCAACAGAAGCCTACGATATTTCAAAGTTGCCCGAATCCTTTCCGCAGGCTGTTGAAGTTTCAATTTATTCCAAAGAGGAAACCGATGTGTCTGGATTTTTTAAATCGGTTTGGGGCGACCATTATCGCGATGTGTACAGTACAAAAATTACAGCACAAGTCGCTACTTTAGATACACTTTATGGCGGATTGGAAGTAGTGCGTAAAGGCGGTGGGCACCAAACCCGGTCACTGCGATTAAAAACTAAAGATGGCCGGGAACTGAACATGCGCGCACTGCGAAAAAGTGCCACCCAGTATTTGCAAACCGTACTGTTTAAAGATAATTACATTCAAGATGAATTTGAACAAACGGCTGTAGAGCAACTTATTTTAGATTTTTATACCGCGGCGCATCCCTATGCTTTTATGGCGGTTCCCGATTTGTCGGATGCAGCAGAAATCTACCATACCAATCCCAACCTGTATTTTGTTCCGAAGCACAAGCATTTAGGGGAATTCAACGCAGAATACGGAGGTGAGCTTTACATGATTGAAGAACGCCCGGAGGAAAATTATTCAAACGAAAAGAATTTTGGTTATGCTGATGATATTGAGAGTACCCACGATATTATTGAGAAAATCAGGGAAGATGAAGAACATAAAATTGACGAAAATGCTTTTATAAGGGCTCGATTGTTCGATATGCTTATTGGCGATTGGGACCGGCACCAGGACCAATGGCGCTGGGCACAGTTCGATATGGAAAACGGCGACCATTATTACAGACCCATACCACGGGACCGCGATCAGGTGTTCTCGAATTTTGATGGCGCGTTACTTGATGTGATGCGCATTATTTCAGGTTCAACCAAACAGTTGCAGGTTTATGATGATAAGTTGAAAAATATAAAATGGATGAACAGTGCCGGTATAAAGCTGGATCGGGTACTCATTCAGCGATCCGAAATGGATGCCTGGCTTGAGCATGCTAAATTCATTCAGGAACATATAACCGACGAGGTAATAGAGCGAGCCTTCGCTAAAGTGCCAAAGGAGGTGCACGACAAAACACTTGATGATATAAAGGAAAAATTAAAAGGCCGTCGGGCTAATCTTCAAAATATTGCTACGCGATATTATAATTACCTGAATGAGTTGGTGATTTTAACGGGAACCGATAAAGACGATTATATTGAAGTGACCCGAACTGCCGATAAGGAAACCCACGTAAAAATATCCAGAATCATTGATGGAAAAAAAGATAAGGTGATTGTAGATCGTACTTTTAACAGGGATATTACCAAAGAAATATGGATCTACGGATTGGACGATAAAGATGTTTTTGAAGTTACCGGAAAGGCAAATAACTTAATCTTTACTCGGTTGATTGGCGGGCAGGAGAATGATACTTACATTATAAAACATGGAAGACGCATTAAGGTTTATGACCACGAAAGCAAGAAAAACACCATAAAGGAAAAGAAAGGGGCTACCATCAGGCTTACCGATGTTTATAAACTCAACCTTTTCGATTTCAACAAAAACATTACCAAAACCAGCGTTATTACACCGGCCGTAGGTTTTAATCCAGATGATGGTTTTTCAGTAGGAATGGCGTATTCACTCACTACCAAAGGTTTTCAGCGAAATCCGTTTTCGCAACAACACCGTTTTAAGGGAGGGTATTATTTCGCAACCAGTGGATTTTCACTGAATTACGATGGCGAATTCGCCAACATTATGAACGATTGGAATTTGCATATCGGTGGGCAGTTCACTTCCGAGAATTTTACCAATAACTTTTTTGGCTACGGAAACGAAACGCCAAATAATGATGATGACCTCGATTTAGATTACAATCGTGTAAAAACAAGTATTTATGCCGTAAAAGCTGGTATCCTGAAAAAGGGGAATTTTGGTAGCGATTATGGAATACGAACCGTTTTTGAAGGCATTGAAATAGAAAATACAGCAGACAGATTTATTACTGACGAATTTGTATCGGCCGATAATACCAAATTCTACGAGCGTCGCTATTTTGGAGGCTTGGAAGCGCAATTTAATTACGAAAGTTTTGATGATAAAATCAACCCCAAAAAGGGTATGACCTTCCATTTGCAAGTAGGGGGTAAAACCGAATTTAAGGATACCAAAAACACTTATGGCTATCTTAATTCAGATTTAGGCTTTTACAACACGCTAACTACAAACAAAGCCTTAGTTTTAAAAACCGATGTACGCACGCAAGTACGTGTAGGCGACGATTTGGTGTTTTACCAAGCGGCGAATATTGGAGGGAATAATGGGTTAAGAGGATTTAGAACCGAACGCTTTACGGGTAAAAACTCACTTGTGGGAAGTGCCGATTTACGTTTTAGTTTTCCATCGTTTAAAACCAGTACTTTGCCGTTGCAAATTGGAGTGTTTGGCGGTGCAGATGTGGGGCGCGTATGGCTAAGAGGTGATTTTTCAGATAAATGGCACAACGATTACGGAGGTGGTTTTTGGGTAACTGCTGCCGAAAGTTTGTCGGGTACTTTCAACTTTTTTAATAGTGTGGAAGGCTTAAGGTTTTCGTTCGGTTTCGGCTTAAATTTTTAA
- a CDS encoding NAD(P)/FAD-dependent oxidoreductase, translated as MIKKDVIIIGGGAAGFFAAINIAEQHPHLKVAILERGKEGLAKVKVSGGGRCNVTHAEFIPQELIKNYPRGEKELLGPFHQFMTGDTIEWFEKRGVELKIEDDGRMFPVSNSSQTIIDCFLSEAEKHGVEVLYGHAVKSISKPEHFFKIETSENSFSAEKLLVATGSNPKMWKMLEELGHTISQPVPSLFTFNIKDERISGIPGVVAPHVEVKVLGTNLWSEGPLLVTHWGLSAPSILKLSAFGAIELAERDYKFQIEINFIRQSFGRCLEQIKSAKHDLAKKTVYKSTQFDLPKRLWHQLVLASGISAETRWADLNKAQLENLAKQLTEAVFNINGKSTFKEEFVTAGGVDLKEINFKTFESKKIENLFFAGEVLNIDAVTGGFNFQNAWTGAYIVANSIA; from the coding sequence ATGATTAAAAAAGATGTGATAATAATTGGCGGCGGGGCGGCAGGTTTTTTTGCAGCTATCAATATAGCCGAGCAACACCCCCATTTAAAAGTGGCCATTTTAGAGCGTGGCAAGGAAGGCCTGGCCAAAGTAAAGGTGTCGGGTGGCGGTCGCTGTAACGTCACGCATGCCGAGTTTATTCCACAGGAATTGATTAAAAACTATCCGCGCGGCGAAAAGGAATTGTTGGGACCGTTCCATCAGTTTATGACGGGCGATACCATTGAGTGGTTCGAAAAACGGGGCGTGGAATTGAAAATTGAAGATGACGGGAGGATGTTTCCCGTGTCCAATTCGTCACAAACCATTATCGATTGTTTTTTAAGCGAAGCCGAAAAGCATGGTGTTGAGGTGCTTTATGGCCATGCTGTGAAATCCATTTCGAAACCCGAACATTTTTTTAAAATTGAAACCTCCGAAAATAGCTTTTCGGCAGAAAAACTTTTGGTGGCCACAGGCAGCAACCCCAAAATGTGGAAGATGTTAGAGGAACTGGGGCATACCATTTCCCAGCCCGTGCCGTCGTTGTTTACCTTCAATATTAAAGACGAACGTATTTCCGGTATTCCGGGGGTGGTGGCGCCTCATGTTGAAGTGAAAGTTTTGGGCACCAATTTGTGGAGTGAAGGCCCGTTGCTGGTTACACATTGGGGTTTGAGTGCGCCGTCCATTTTAAAGCTTTCGGCATTTGGCGCGATTGAATTGGCCGAGCGTGATTATAAATTCCAAATCGAGATTAATTTCATTCGTCAATCTTTTGGACGGTGTTTGGAGCAAATTAAAAGCGCAAAACACGATTTGGCAAAAAAAACGGTTTATAAATCCACACAATTCGATTTGCCTAAACGACTTTGGCATCAATTGGTTTTGGCTTCAGGTATTTCTGCTGAAACCCGTTGGGCCGATTTGAACAAAGCCCAATTGGAAAACTTGGCCAAACAACTAACGGAAGCCGTTTTTAACATTAACGGAAAAAGTACGTTTAAGGAAGAATTTGTAACGGCGGGTGGCGTAGATTTAAAAGAAATTAATTTTAAAACTTTCGAAAGTAAAAAAATAGAAAACCTCTTTTTTGCTGGTGAAGTGCTGAACATAGATGCGGTTACAGGCGGGTTCAATTTTCAAAATGCCTGGACGGGGGCGTATATTGTTGCTAATAGTATAGCTTAA
- a CDS encoding peptide methionine sulfoxide reductase: MGLLDKIKGLPMGYSVVEYQNKKYGVTRTDFNNGKSFKVFAEALGDTDFISLNYYITKQSEQLKPCEMPAQKVIHFLNHYKSIENG, from the coding sequence ATGGGGTTGTTGGACAAAATAAAAGGGTTGCCGATGGGCTATTCGGTAGTAGAATATCAAAACAAAAAATACGGCGTTACCCGAACGGATTTCAACAACGGAAAAAGTTTTAAAGTTTTTGCTGAAGCCTTGGGTGATACCGATTTTATCAGTTTGAATTATTATATCACAAAACAATCGGAGCAATTAAAACCTTGCGAAATGCCTGCCCAAAAAGTGATTCATTTTTTAAATCATTACAAAAGCATCGAAAATGGATGA
- a CDS encoding uracil-DNA glycosylase family protein has translation MNDKMNNNKLKKEIVKIVNSQILNISKKEIGFLYNSWFNGLGTKDKWIQNKKVINEKLNVPEKAYLRGIDLPFYFGNIETANKRVMIVGLDPLRHPSAFEEAKDSNGKVIGANIQTDVLLGTPYALHLMIKKESEKESKKKSKYRTIIENLQKDNFVYLTDLYKTFFRVKVTSKEIRSYDYFRKKDINTNSLEILLNEINLVDPHIIITFGSDIITKLTGKKVHSLSKKKVVKTFCNHVENIPILPLVHPAAWNSHLNDFFEANEIDVRKPDFDYGVAFSELIERHLSYD, from the coding sequence ATGAATGATAAAATGAATAATAATAAGTTGAAAAAAGAGATTGTGAAAATTGTGAATTCACAAATACTTAATATTTCAAAAAAAGAAATAGGTTTTTTATATAACTCTTGGTTTAATGGACTTGGAACTAAAGACAAGTGGATTCAAAATAAAAAAGTAATCAATGAAAAGTTAAATGTGCCTGAGAAAGCTTATTTAAGAGGAATAGATTTGCCTTTTTATTTTGGAAATATTGAAACAGCAAACAAACGGGTTATGATTGTTGGGCTTGACCCTTTAAGACATCCCTCTGCTTTTGAGGAAGCTAAAGATTCGAATGGAAAAGTAATAGGGGCAAATATCCAAACAGATGTTTTGTTGGGTACACCTTATGCTTTGCATTTGATGATTAAAAAGGAAAGTGAAAAGGAAAGCAAGAAAAAAAGTAAATATAGAACTATAATAGAAAACCTTCAAAAAGATAATTTTGTTTATCTAACAGACCTTTACAAGACTTTTTTTAGAGTTAAAGTAACTTCTAAGGAAATCAGAAGTTATGATTATTTTAGGAAAAAGGATATAAACACAAATAGTTTAGAAATATTATTGAATGAAATAAATCTTGTGGACCCTCACATTATTATCACTTTTGGAAGTGATATAATTACAAAGTTGACTGGTAAAAAAGTACATTCCCTATCTAAAAAAAAGGTGGTTAAGACTTTTTGCAATCACGTTGAAAATATTCCGATATTACCTTTAGTTCATCCTGCCGCTTGGAATAGTCACTTGAATGATTTCTTTGAAGCTAACGAAATAGATGTTAGAAAGCCAGATTTTGATTACGGAGTAGCTTTTTCAGAATTAATTGAACGTCATTTAAGTTATGATTAA
- a CDS encoding glycerophosphodiester phosphodiesterase family protein, whose amino-acid sequence MNFDIFKIGHRGAAGHIAENTVESVKKAIELGATGIEVDVHVCASGELVVFHDFTLDRVTNSTGEIAQKTLSELKQLKVLGEFEIPTLDEVVSVLDNNTLLNIELKGQNTTKPVARFIERHVEKKGWAWRDFLVSSFQKDLLEQVYATHLPIMLGVLTDTNLEEALNFARQIQAVSIHPDYTMLTDEHVKNIQSNNMQVITYTVNDKVHIERLKAYGVDGIISDFPDRL is encoded by the coding sequence ATGAATTTCGACATTTTTAAAATAGGTCACCGCGGGGCAGCCGGCCACATAGCCGAAAATACAGTAGAGTCGGTAAAAAAAGCTATAGAACTAGGGGCAACAGGCATTGAGGTCGATGTGCATGTGTGCGCTTCGGGCGAGCTGGTGGTATTCCACGATTTTACTTTAGATCGTGTTACCAATAGCACGGGCGAAATTGCCCAAAAAACACTTTCAGAATTAAAACAATTGAAGGTTTTGGGCGAGTTTGAAATCCCCACTTTAGACGAAGTTGTTTCGGTTTTGGATAATAATACTCTACTGAATATCGAATTAAAGGGACAAAATACGACCAAGCCCGTTGCCAGATTTATTGAACGTCATGTTGAAAAAAAAGGTTGGGCTTGGCGCGATTTTCTGGTGTCGAGTTTTCAAAAGGATTTGTTAGAACAGGTATACGCCACCCATCTTCCCATTATGTTGGGCGTTTTGACCGATACCAATTTGGAAGAAGCTCTTAACTTTGCACGGCAAATCCAAGCGGTTTCCATTCACCCTGATTATACCATGCTTACGGATGAGCATGTCAAAAATATACAATCTAATAATATGCAAGTAATCACATATACGGTCAACGATAAAGTCCATATTGAACGGCTGAAAGCTTATGGGGTAGATGGCATTATTTCAGACTTTCCGGATAGATTATGA